In the Carcharodon carcharias isolate sCarCar2 chromosome 8, sCarCar2.pri, whole genome shotgun sequence genome, ggtttTAATGATCCACTGACTTGGGCTGCTATCTTTTCTAATGTTCCTCTGTTACTGGCTGCTAACTTGGCATAAAGGTGAGGCAGCATTCATTCCTTGCtattccccacctctctctctttctttctctctcctcttgcccCGAAAAGCCAGGTACTACCCTGGCATGTGCTACGAGATCTCAAACTGAAGAGGAGAAATTGAAGAATTTCAAGGTTTAATCCTAAACCTTACTGTTTTTGGATGCcttgtatttttattttcaattcaAATTTTGGAGGAAAGATTATCGTACCTTTTGAGGCACCTAAAGCCTGACAAATTTCCTAACTGTAGTTTGATGCAGACACCAGAGGAAGGGTTAGGAAATCTACTgtgtttaaaatgtaaaatgtgtTATGCATCAGCATATACACACCAAAACTAGAATGTCAGAGATTCGGTGTCACCCTTTCAGTTGAGGGCAGTGTGCAGAGATGACTGAAGTCAACTTTGTAAACTTTCAGATTGAAAATGAGTTGTGATTTTAAAGAAGTGTTTCAGAATTAGGCGGttagtatatatttttttaaaaaaaactctggtGATAGAGATGCTTCGccattttaaattaataaaagttTTTTTCCAACCTAGTTATGGCTGATTGTCCCCACACGATTGGGGTAGAGTTTGGAACCAGAATAATTGAAGTTAGTGGTCAGAAGATCAAGCTTCAGATCTGGGACACCGCTGGCCAAGAGCGGTTTAGGGCTGTTACACGAAGTTATTACAGAGGTGCTGCTGGTGCTCTCATGGTCTATGACATCACCAGGTAATTATACAAAACCATTCTTGATTTTACTATTGAAATATTGGGTTCCAAATGGTATTTGCCACAGATGAAATTAAGTGATTTTAATGCTGTACGTAGTTTTCTGAAAGAATTGTAACTAGCTTCACCTTGAACAGATTTTATTTTCAATTGTGATGTATAGTTTTGATATGCTAATCCAGTTTTCCTGTTGATTGCTGATGATGTTGGTTAAGACATGACTTCCTGAGGAGCGTGTCAAAATTTTCAGTGGGTTTCCAGTTTGAGCACTGATACTTTATTAATCAAAATGCAAGCAAATCATCAAGTATTGTTAGAATTAGACTTTTCTTCtccctttctgtttttttatttattctctcCTATCCCCATTCATACTGGAGGATAGAAAAGCCTTGGGCAAAGGCTGCGTTCATGGATGCTGTCCATTCTGCTCTCACATCAGCTGTTGCAAGGCATAGCAGTCGCTTTAGCATAGCACTTAATCTGATTTGAGGATGAACTAAACTCTCATGGAGCTGGTATATTCAAGTATTGGTAGCTCTGTCTAGATCTACCCAGAGGTACCTGGAATGTGAAGAGGTTTTAATCCAAAGGATGCATGGAAATGATTTCCATAGACACtaatggacatttttttctgcattctTTCATGGGGATGTCGGCATCACTGGCatgccaacatttgttgctcatccccaattgctTTTGAGCAGAatagcttgctaagccatttcagagggcagttaagagtcaaccacattgctgtgggtctgaaattAGATCGGGTAAatattgcagatttccttccctgaaggacattagtcagTGATAGTTATTAATttattagctttatattccagatttattaatcgaATTTAAACTCCacgagctgccatggtgggatttgaacccagagcattagtctaggCTTTGAAGTTACCAGTCTAGTGactttaccactatgccactgtctccccttcTCTAATTGATTAAGAAATGGttccagtaatttttaaaaacaaaaccaaATTTCATACTTAAATTTGTGTGCATTGTTCAGTTTGAATATCTGTGATTCATTCATATTGCCATTTTTCTCATCTGTGTCTACTCCCTTCCACTTCAGTGATTTGGAATACTGTTAAGAGGTCAGGATAACTTGCCCACCTTGGCATTCTTCATTGAGTCTAGACAGTAAGTGTCAAGCCAGTGGTTAGGCTGAAGGCAAATCCAATCCTTTTGACACATGACACTTTAGGGGTTGATGGTCAGTGCTCAGGAGCAGTGATCCTGACCAATTTTATTTTCTAGGTGTCCTGAGATCCATTGTAATATTGCCTCTGTCCTTGCTTCGGCCAGCTAGCTCAAAACTGATCGGATCCTAGGACCCTAATTAGTTAGTGCAGCTGTGCTTGCAAGTCATATAAGTGGggcagtatttttttaaaaagtacagaaAAGCTAAAGCTGTAATATAAGTATTTCATTTTGACTTGTGACTGTATTATGCTATAAATCAATGGGGTGATTTAAAATCTgatgctgaagaggccagaattaaaggagagcccatatcttggaaggttgtggCACAGGAAGAGATTTCAGAGATAAGGTtgaggccatggatggatttgagcacaagatgagaattttaatacaGAGGCTCATGTAGgttagtgagtgcaggaataAAAGAAGAATGTGAATTGATGTGGGTTAAGActtgagcagcagagttttgtatgACCAAGTCTTTGAGGATAGAATATGGAAGACCAGCCAAAAGTGCATTTGAATAGTccagtctagaggtaatgaaggcatgaatgaaggtttcatcAGCAGATAAGCTACAGCAGACAGTGTTATGGAGGTAGAAATGGGCGaccttagtgatggcacaaaaatgagtccagaagctcatcttggtcAAATGTAGCACCAAGATTGCAAACGGTCTGGCTTAATCTGACTGTTGCCAGGGATGGAATCAGTAACtaagaatggagtttggagcaggatcgaaagcaatggctttggtcttcccaatattgaaTTGCAGGAAATATCTCATACAGTATTGGACGTTGGATAAGTAGTCTGATAACTTAGCAAGAGGAAGACTCGAGGTGGCGGTGAGGTAGAGCTAAGTGTTATCAGCATACTGTGAAATGCCTCCAGTTTGGTATGGCATGCATGGTGTGAGGAATAAATTTCATGATGCCTCCACTTTACGCAGTGTGCATGATTACTAGCTACAAGAGGTAACCCTAAAATCTGTATGTGTTAGGTAATTGGCATTAAATCTCACTTTTTTGAATGCTAAAGCAGAGATTTATGAAATTCTCCTTTTTAAATTCATGTTGGATGAGAGAGCCTGCATATATTAACTTTTAAATGCCTTCTCTTACAGCATTTTAAACATGCTCTTGAGATATGAAATTGAATAATGCTTGTGTATTAATTGTAATCTCCCTGTATTTTTTTTCTAGGAGAAGTACTTACAATCACCTTAGTAGCTGGCTTACAGATGCAAGAAATTTAACTAATCCAAATACTGTAAGTTAAGTTAAATGGCTTGGAAAAAGGTGTGCGTGTTATGGCTGTATCTCCCTCCTCAGTTTTTAGTGTTAGCAGCCTGACAATTTTATTTAGGGTACTTCATTCATTATAATCTGAAACCTGTACCATTCGTTGTTTTCCTACTGAATAGCATAGTCCAGACTGCTAATGATGATATGCAGTAATACTAAGTTTTGCTTTGTCTCCCGTTGATCTGGAAAAGGAAATGTTAAAACTTTTTATAGACTAAACTGGATGTTTATGTGCAGTTAACTGACTTGCAGAAACAAAGAACTAGAGCAGATATGATGGTATACACAGTAATTTGCAACACCTCTAACTTGGGCAGTTGTTTAGTCTGTTGTCCCAAGTCTTTGACAAACTCTTGAAATGACCCTTGTCTTATTTAAATAGCTTCCAATTGAATTCATTTAGTTACGCAAAAGGAGTGCTGAAAACTCcttgtatgttaattatatttcAGGAGTTGGCTTCTATGTTTATGCTCTGATAAAATTCACTTGGAGTCTGAGTCTCCTACCAGACTATGAAAAATCGATTTGGAGTTTAAGCAGTTGGAAGGTCAGGTCCTGGAATCTGAATTAAAAGAACAACATAAAAGCAGTTCAAGATTCTTGTGCTTTATTTGTTCAATTTTCTTTAGTAGACAACTTTTGGTGAGCTTGAAATCATCTATAGTTGAAGTTGATAGGCCCATCCCAACAAATCTTATGAAACCAAATAATGGGGTATGTTTTAAGCAGCCTGCCATTGGCACAGAAAAATGAGGATGCATTTGAATCAAACATTGAATAAATTTAGTTTTCAATCAGTCAATTCTAAGAAATATTAATTGTAGAAGCATTGCAAGCTAAATTTTGAGGTCGCCAAAAGCTCTGGTGACAGAACATTGATGAATCTCCCTGTCCCAGATGTATACTGTAAACTGCAAAATTAATGTTATCTGATATTAATTAGGAAATATTCATGAACTTGCAACTGATCATTTTGGCTGCAGGAATGTGAAGTGTGTACTTTTTTACAGTATAGTAATACTACAGCACTGCTTTTTTTTCCTGTTTCTAATCAGGGCTTCTGTTTAAACCCACTTTTTTTTATCAAGGCAAAATGTTAACTAAGCAAACCTATAGTTTATAGTAAAACCACTTTGTTTGTGCAGCATTCAAATCAACTTGGGCAGGTTAAAATGAGCCAGTGGAAAAATTGGCATTCTAAAATATTTACTTGGATTTTTTTGTTCACACAGGTGATTATTCTTATAGGAAATAAAGCAGATCTTGAAGCTCAACGAGATGTAACGTACGAAGAAGCCAAGCAGTTTGCTGAAGAAAATGGTAGGGTCCCTGGCTGAAGAATATCTTGTTAGCACATTGATTTAGTTTTGAAAAAAGCAATAGGTGGCTTCTGTGGAGGGGTACTAAAATTCAGTAACACGATCTGAATAATTCCTCTGGGCAAGAGGAACAAAATATGAATTGCTTCACAATTCTCAATCTCCTGCCAAGGAAAGACAAAATAtctcagtttgggtggagctgaaTGGTGGGGAGTCTGAATGGTGTCTGCTGTCCGTGTCTCAGTTTAATAGAATATATTTCACTTTCAGTGACTTTTATGTTGACTATCATTACAGATAGGTCTGAATTAATAAAAATTCATAGCTGTCTTCTCATTACCACTGGCCTACTTCAGTGGGTTGGAGTGTTTTTGTGCTGTGCCTTTTAGTTCCCTTCAGGCTGGTGTCCTCTCTATCCGGGTATATCTTTAATACGTTGGTGTTGTAGTGAATTTGGGAATCTAAAAGTAGTCcaggttttattttttttttgcctttttccTTTTCAGTTAATTTACACAACATTGTGCGTAAAAAGGGCTTGCCCCTTGCAAAAGCATTCCCTGCTCCTTCACATTGCAATTCTTCCTTTCAGCTGTTATCAGCTATAGAAAAGGGACTATAATGAACTGATGTCTTTCTTGTCATCTTCTGGTTCTAAATGTTGGACTTTGTATGTAGACTAAAAGTTGTAAAATTCCACTGACTAGTTAATTTGCAGTAAAGAAAGCTATTTGGCTCCTGCACCACGGTATAAATTACATCAGGCCTAAAAAGAGAGGAAATGAACATAGTGGTTTTGTAACTCATGGTTTAGGAAGATGGCAGTTTGATATTAAAATGGGATGGGAAGTTATCATTAGTTTCAGGAGCAGTTATCCCATTACTGTAGTTCAAATGTTTAAACTTTGAACAATTTTTTTAATACACCTATGTCAAGGAAAATGTGAAAGCTCACTAACTGTTGTGATGCAATAATGAATGGGTTAAGAAAGCTTTAGTTTTAGAGCCTTTCTAAATATGGCTTTTCCTGCTAAAAGAAATTTATCCATTGGACACTGAAGTAAAGTAACCAAGTATGTCTAAGAAATTTTGCCCACTAAAGAAATTGAACGATTTTG is a window encoding:
- the LOC121280940 gene encoding ras-related protein Rab-14 isoform X2, coding for MGVGKSCLLHQFTEKKFMADCPHTIGVEFGTRIIEVSGQKIKLQIWDTAGQERFRAVTRSYYRGAAGALMVYDITRRSTYNHLSSWLTDARNLTNPNTVIILIGNKADLEAQRDVTYEEAKQFAEENGLLFLEASAKTGENVEDAFLEAAKKIYQNIQDGSLDLNAAESGVQHKPSAPQGGRLISEPQPQREGCGC
- the LOC121280940 gene encoding ras-related protein Rab-14 isoform X1; the encoded protein is MATAPYNYSYIFKYIIIGDMGVGKSCLLHQFTEKKFMADCPHTIGVEFGTRIIEVSGQKIKLQIWDTAGQERFRAVTRSYYRGAAGALMVYDITRRSTYNHLSSWLTDARNLTNPNTVIILIGNKADLEAQRDVTYEEAKQFAEENGLLFLEASAKTGENVEDAFLEAAKKIYQNIQDGSLDLNAAESGVQHKPSAPQGGRLISEPQPQREGCGC